The following are encoded in a window of Haliotis asinina isolate JCU_RB_2024 chromosome 14, JCU_Hal_asi_v2, whole genome shotgun sequence genomic DNA:
- the LOC137261258 gene encoding beta-1,3-galactosyltransferase 5-like — protein sequence MFPRLATKMMKAYFLVVMGISVAALLVAFKYSKIFTPRDRVYNDKTRPISDNDTEHSNTHLPTIWTQTVTPSGISVTTDHNRKQSNNTQSISPNPKTKLKVQTWNHPNDNPSFFKRREHKVTPLDFKFIVASDVCSHGQTDLIILVLSVTTHRDWRNSIRKTWGSFTHNNTWAGTSLSFVVRLVFLFGETGNVSENTDLRKEASENHDIVQTNFKESYFNLTNKVLSGLKWVKDHCPGTKFIMKNDEDSFVHIPWLVERLQSTDWNNRIIGPYFTNETHYTSGKYAVSDQAYPFRVYPPHVKGNIYILPTNTAMQILEAAEYMPYVNMEDVHITGILAKVVGANHKGIPRNEYNPYGRPGVCDFAKRKKFAGRDVSANYARDIWVKLENPKLCK from the coding sequence ATGTTTCCTCGCCTGGCTACGAAGATGATGAAAGCTTATTTTCTTGTCGTCATGGGCATATCAGTTGCTGCTCTTCTAGTGGCATTCAAATACTCGAAGATCTTTACACCACGAGACCGAGTCTACAACGACAAAACAAGGCCCATATCAGACAACGACACTGAACATAGCAACACACATCTACCTACAATTTGGACCCAAACTGTGACACCATCAGGAATTAGTGTTACAACCGACCATAACAGAAAACAGTCTAACAATACGCAGAGTATATCCCCCAACCCGAAAACAAAATTGAAAGTTCAAACTTGGAATCATCCTAACGATAACCCCTCATTTTTCAAACGTCGGGAACACAAAGTTACTCCATTGGATTTTAAGTTTATAGTAGCTAGTGACGTATGCTCTCATGGTCAGACGGATTTAATTATCCTTGTGCTGTCAGTGACCACACACAGAGATTGGAGGAACTCGATACGTAAGACCTGGGGTAGCTTCACACATAATAACACATGGGCAGGTACATCCTTATCATTTGTTGTCagacttgtgtttcttttcggAGAaactggaaatgtttcagaaaatacaGACTTACGGAAGGAAGCTTCAGAGAATCATGACATAGTCCAGACAAATTTTAAGGAAAGTTACTTCAATCTTACCAATAAAGTTCTGTCTGGTTTGAAGTGGGTAAAGGATCATTGTCCTGGAACCAAATTCATTATGAAAAATGATGAGGATTCGTTTGTCCACATTCCATGGTTGGTAGAACGTTTACAGTCAACGGACTGGAACAACAGGATCATCGGTCCATATTTTACCAATGAAACCCATTACACATCAGGGAAGTACGCGGTGAGTGATCAAGCCTATCCCTTCCGTGTATATCCACCTCATGTGAAAGGCAATATCTATATTCTGCCAACCAACACGGCCATGCAGATCCTGGAAGCTGCAGAATACATGCCCTATGTGAACATGGAGGATGTTCATATCACAGGGATTCTTGCAAAGGTTGTTGGGGCAAATCATAAGGGTATACCCAGGAATGAATACAATCCATATGGAAGGCCAGGAGTGTGTGATTTTGCAAAGAGAAAGAAATTCGCTGGGAGAGATGTATCAGCAAATTATGCAAGAGACATATGGGTTAAATTAGAAAATCCTAAATTGTGTAAATAA